The sequence below is a genomic window from Halosolutus gelatinilyticus.
TTGAGTTCGCGGGCCAGCGACTCGGCGAGTTCGGAGACGGAGTCGAACTCGCCGTCCTCGCCCAGCTTGAAGAGGATGAGTTCCTCGAACGGCTTGACGTTCGAGAAGGAGGTGACGGGGAGTTCGACGATGTGGCTGCCGTCGATCTCCTTCGCGCCGATCGTCGTCCCGCGCTCGTCGAACTCCGAGAGCAGTTTCCGGGCGCTCTCGAGCCGATCGGCGATCCGGTCGTCCTCGACGGAGTCGGTCTCCCGGAGGTCATCGAGCAGCGCGCGCTGTTCGCGCAGTTCCTCGGCGAGTTCCGTCTCCAGGTACTTCTCCGGGGCGGTGTAGTAGGTGTGGATGTGTTCGCGCTCGTCCTCCCGTTCGACCATCAGGGAGTTGGCGGCCGTCGCGAAGGCGAAGCTGACGGTTCGGGGCATCGCGGCGACGTTGACCCAGACCTCGTTGCCGTCGTCGAGTTCCGCGGTGATCAGGTTGTACGCCTGTTCGAACGCCTCGTCGTAGTCGTAGACGTCCTCGAGGACGAACCGCTCGGTCTCCGCGCCGAGCAGGTTCTGGAAGTCGGTCTCGAGTTTACCCGAGAGTCGACGCGAGTACTCGACGTTGGCCTCGCTGCCGACGGCTCCTTCCAACAGGATGACCCTGTCGACATCGAGTTGATCGCGGACCAGCGGCGCGATCAACCGGTCGTAGTCGAATCCGACCGGGACGATGTGGGTTTGCATAGGCTATCCTTCGTCGGAGCGGTTATATATTCCCTCAAGTAGCGTCGCGTCCGATCCGTCCCGCCGATCGTCGCGGCGGTATCGGTCCGCGACGACCGGGTCGACGTCCGGCGGCCTCAATCGTCGGGTGGGCCGCCGTGTAGCGTGTCCGGCCCGTTGACGATCGTCTCGATCAGTTTCTGCTGTGCCGTCCGGAGGTGTTCGTGGAACGTCGCCGGCGAGATGCCGAGCGCCGCTGCGATCTCCTCGCCGGAACTGTCGCGGGGCCACTCGAAGAAGCCGGCGTAGTAGGCCGTCTCCAGCGCCGTCTGCTGGCGATCGGTGAGCTTGCGAGCCAGGTGCGACTGGAGTTGCCCGATCGACTCGTTCACGGGCGTGATCTGCCGCCGGGCGATGATCTGGACGCTGGGATAGATCTCCTTGATCGCGTCCGTGACGGCCCTGACGTCGGTATCCTGGGAGAAGTGCAGCGTCGTGATGTAGTCCCCGTCGTGGATCGCCGCCGACTCGACGTAGCCGCCGTGGGACTCGACGACCGAGAACAGCGGCGGCGACGCGATCGTGAGTTCGAACCGGACCTCGTCACCCGCGCGATCGAGCACCGTGATCGCGTCCCAGTGTGGAACGCACTCGACGAGCTCCTCGATGTCCGGCAGCGTCTCCGCGGCCGTGGTTCCGTACTCCAGGTACCGGTCGTCGCCGATCCGGATGACCCGATCCAGCCAGACCGACTGGCCGTCCATGTCGGGGCCGTCGAAAATCGAGACGGCGTCGTCGATGACGAGTTCGAGTTCGATCACCGTCTCGCCGAGCAGGACCTGCGTGCGCTCGAGCCCGGCGATCGCGTGGCCCAGAATTTCGCCCAGCTGGCCGATGGCCGCCCGCTCTTCGTCGGTGAACGCGTACTCGCGTTCGCTCGTGATTCCCAGGACGCCGTAGAGGGCGCCGTCGTGTGTGACCGGCACCGCGGCGGCGGATCGGTAGCCGTGTTCGCGCGCGTCCTCGTGCCACGGCTCGAAGTCGGGATCGGCGAACACGTCGTTCGACACCTGGATCTCCTGCGTTCGGACCGCGCGGCCGAGCGGCCCCTGCCCCGCGGGCGCGTCGGCGTCGATCGAAAGCGGAATCGACTCGAGGTAGCCGTCGATGCCCGCCTCGGCGCGGTGGAACACCGTTCCCTCCGACGGATCGACGGCGGCGACGAAGGCGAACAGGTAGGACGGGGCGTCGGCGAGCGACTCGCAGGTGACCCGTTCGAGTTCCTCCCTCGTCGATCCGGTCACGATCGCGTCGTTGAGATCGCGAGCGACGCCGTAGACGTGATCCAGCGCCGTCAGGCGTTCTCGCTGACGCTCGAGTTGCCGTTCGCGATTGCGCGCCTCGGTAGTGTCCCGGAGGACGGAGACGTGAACGCCCGGAAGGACGTCGGCCACGGCGTTACAGTCGACGATTCGTTCGCTGCCGTCGGGGCGGATCAGCGAGAACGAACCGCGGTACCGGCCGTCGGCGACGAACGAGTCCCACGCGGACTCGACGTCGTGGCTATCGTGGACGAATTCCGTGAGCGATCGGCCGCGCAACGCCGTCCTATCGATCCCGAGCAGCTCGCAGGCGGCCGGGTTGGCCGCGACGATCTCGTTTTCGTCCCCGAAGAGAATGGCGTCGTGGACGTCCTCGAAGATCGACCGCAGGAGCCGGTTCTCCTTCTCGCGCTCGGTTCGCTCGGTGATCTCGCGGACGCAGCCCGTGAGGCCCGTTTCGGAGGGAAAGATGCGCGCCTCGAGCCACGCGTCGGCCGGCGGATGGTACGTTTCGACGGTGAGCCGGCGCTGGCGGTTGAGGGCGCGCTCGTGGGCGGCGGAGAACAACGGCGGTTCGAACGCGCGTCGATCGAAGTCCCCGTCGCGGGGATCGCCGAGCAGGGCGCGAGCCCGGTCGTTGACGTACGCGTACTCCAGGTCGGCGTCGAGGACGTAGAACCCGTCCGCGATGCGATCGACCGCCTCCGAGAGGACCGGCGACCGATCGTCGCGGTCCGCGAGTACCGCCGCGCTATCGCCGGCGCTCGCGGTCGTCGCACCGTCACCGCGGGTTGACTCGGCGTTCGCGGCCCGTTCGTCGGCGCGCGGATCGCCGCGGTCGGCGGCCCCCGTCTCTTGAACGCCGGTCGCGTCAGGCGTTTCGAGCGCGTCGGTTCGAACCGTCGCGACGATTCGACCGTCGCTTTCGTCGACCCGTTCCTGGCGCTGTAACCGATGTGTACACGGGATCGTCTCGCCGTCGGCGCTTCGGACGGGGGCGTCGATCGTGACGACTACCCGGTTGCGCCGCCCGTGCGAGCGGTCGCGATCGGCGGACGCACCGGTCGCGCTCCGCTCGGCGGGCGCCTCCACGAGCGCCTCGGCGGTTTCGACGGCCGCGTCGGACAGGACGATCGACGCGTGCGCTCCGAGCAGCGTCTCGCTGTCGTAGCCGGTGAGTTCGACGAAGGGATCACTGACGGCGACAAACCGGAAATCGGCGTCGAGTTCGTACGATCCGTTGCCGCCGGTCGGCAGCCGATTCCGGGGCGAACGGTTCGTCGTTCGATCCCCGACAGTATCGGAGTCGAACCAGTACCAGTGCCCTGTCATTAGCTGGCCAATTAGTTCAGTATCGATAAGCGTGTCGGGTAATACGTCGTTTCCGCGCCGGAAGCGCCGCGGTACCGACGGTCCCGCGCCGGTCGATTCGCGACGTTACGACCCGTCGTCGTCGCCGAAATCGAGCGAGCGAACCAGGGCGGCGATCGCTTCGCGATCCCGATCCGGGTCGATCGGTGGGACCGTCGACAGCGATGATGCGACCGCGTCCGGGAGTCCGAGCGGAACCGTTCCGCCGGCCAGTCCGTACGCCGCGTCGGTCGGCCAGACGGCGACGTGGGTTTCCGCGGCGATCCGATCGGGACCGTTCGCGGCTACCGCCGGCGCGAGGGGGTAGGAGACGTCGAGGACGTACCACCGCCCCTCGGCACCGGATTCCGCCTCGAACGCCCGTTCCGTCCGCGTCCCGTCGACCGCGATCCCGTCGTCCACGAGGACCTCGACGAGCTGCCGGCGAGCCTTCGGCGCGGCCGTCGAGAGCGCGCCGGCGGGCGAGATACCGATCGATCGCAACGGCGGGGAGAACGAGAGGTCGACGGCGAACAGCGAGCGAACCGGCACCTCGCTCGCGCCGAGTTCGGCGACGGCCGGCCCGGTCTCGACGGGTTCGTACAGCGTCGTCTCGGCGGTGATCGACGCGAGCAGGACGGTCGTCGTGCTGGTCCGCGTCCCGACCGGTCGCCACGTCTCGGCGAGCGACTCCGGCAGCGCGATCGTCATCGCCGAGGGGTACGCGACTCGCCCTTTTCGGCGTGGCGATTCGCGGGTCGTTCCGACCGGTGAGGTCACGAAACGGAACCGGTTTGTCTGACGACAGGTATCTTTCCGCCATGGGGTACGCTGTACCGACGATAGAATCGGGCGCAGGTGTCTCGATGCTGTATCTTTCGCGGACGTTCGCGGCGTCGACGATCGAATTTAGCGACTGGTTGGTCGCCGCGGGCGTCTTTCTACTTGGCCTGTGTCTCCTCTTTCACGGCGCGTTTAGCGGGATCGAAGCCGCCGTCGCCGCCGGAACGGAACGGTCCGGCGCGAACGCGGAACGGTAGCCGGATAGGGGACGGCGATCAATCCGCGCGCAGCCCGTCGAAGTAGATCGCCCGACGCTCGTCGGCCGCGGGAACGGTGACGAGCGAGACGGCGACGGTGACGACGAGGCCGATCCCCATGCCGACGAGGCCGGCCGTCCAGCCGGCGTAGGTGGTCGGAATCGCGGCGACGAAGAGACTCGAGAGGTAGAACGCCTGACTGACCACGATTCCGGCGGTGATTCCGATCCGCGTCGTCCGCCGCCAGTAGAGCGCGACCAGCACGGGCAGGGCGAGCTGGGCGAACCCGCTGAAGGCCGCGTCGCCGAGTTCGAACAGGGTCGCGGGCGTCCGGAGGCTGGCGAGGAACGCGGCGGTCGCGAAGCCGACGACGCCGACGCGGGCGAGCAGGTCCTCCCGGCGATCGCTGAGGCCCCGATCGACGAACGGCCGGTAGAGGTCGCGGGTGAAGTACGACGAGCCCGAGAGCAGCATCGAATCCGACGAGGACATCATCGCGGCCATCGCGCCGGCGATGACCAGCGCGGCGAACCAGACTGGGGTGTACTCGGCGAGGACGACGGGCAGGACGTTCCCGCCTTCCGGCACCGTCACGTCGAGGCCGCGCGCCCAGGCGCCGAGCATGAATGCGGGAACGAACAGCAACACGCAGAGGACGGGCCAGAGCGCGAACGATCGCTTCAGCACCGTCTTCGAGCCGGCGACGAAGAACCGCTGGTTCACCTGCGGGAACATCGCGACGC
It includes:
- a CDS encoding bacterio-opsin activator domain-containing protein, translated to MTGHWYWFDSDTVGDRTTNRSPRNRLPTGGNGSYELDADFRFVAVSDPFVELTGYDSETLLGAHASIVLSDAAVETAEALVEAPAERSATGASADRDRSHGRRNRVVVTIDAPVRSADGETIPCTHRLQRQERVDESDGRIVATVRTDALETPDATGVQETGAADRGDPRADERAANAESTRGDGATTASAGDSAAVLADRDDRSPVLSEAVDRIADGFYVLDADLEYAYVNDRARALLGDPRDGDFDRRAFEPPLFSAAHERALNRQRRLTVETYHPPADAWLEARIFPSETGLTGCVREITERTEREKENRLLRSIFEDVHDAILFGDENEIVAANPAACELLGIDRTALRGRSLTEFVHDSHDVESAWDSFVADGRYRGSFSLIRPDGSERIVDCNAVADVLPGVHVSVLRDTTEARNRERQLERQRERLTALDHVYGVARDLNDAIVTGSTREELERVTCESLADAPSYLFAFVAAVDPSEGTVFHRAEAGIDGYLESIPLSIDADAPAGQGPLGRAVRTQEIQVSNDVFADPDFEPWHEDAREHGYRSAAAVPVTHDGALYGVLGITSEREYAFTDEERAAIGQLGEILGHAIAGLERTQVLLGETVIELELVIDDAVSIFDGPDMDGQSVWLDRVIRIGDDRYLEYGTTAAETLPDIEELVECVPHWDAITVLDRAGDEVRFELTIASPPLFSVVESHGGYVESAAIHDGDYITTLHFSQDTDVRAVTDAIKEIYPSVQIIARRQITPVNESIGQLQSHLARKLTDRQQTALETAYYAGFFEWPRDSSGEEIAAALGISPATFHEHLRTAQQKLIETIVNGPDTLHGGPPDD
- a CDS encoding DUF6293 family protein — protein: MQTHIVPVGFDYDRLIAPLVRDQLDVDRVILLEGAVGSEANVEYSRRLSGKLETDFQNLLGAETERFVLEDVYDYDEAFEQAYNLITAELDDGNEVWVNVAAMPRTVSFAFATAANSLMVEREDEREHIHTYYTAPEKYLETELAEELREQRALLDDLRETDSVEDDRIADRLESARKLLSEFDERGTTIGAKEIDGSHIVELPVTSFSNVKPFEELILFKLGEDGEFDSVSELAESLARELNEEYTDSFRSKVIYNVDRLGPGGKGYIEREEHGKSYRTRLSRIGELWVRSHSDN